The Glycine soja cultivar W05 chromosome 3, ASM419377v2, whole genome shotgun sequence genome window below encodes:
- the LOC114406420 gene encoding 2-alkenal reductase (NADP(+)-dependent)-like isoform X2, with protein sequence MTQVKNNQVVLRNYVTGFPKESDMNIVESVITLKLPQGSNDVLLKNLYLSCDPYMRALMSNMEDLEGFQTYTPGSPLTGYGVSKVLESEHQDYKKGDLVWGITKWEEFSFIPSSLIHFKIEHTDVPLSYYTGILGMPGMTAYAGFFELGSPKKGENVFVSAASGAVGQLVGQFAKLAGCYVVGSAGSKEKVDLLKNKLGFDEAFNYKEESDLNTTLKSYFPEGIDIYFENVGGKTLDAVLTNMRVHGRIPVCGMISQYNLTQPEGVTNLANLILKQVCMEGFMVTAFYHLYPKFLEFILPHIREGKVVYVEDIAEGLENGPAALVGLYSGRNFGKQVVVVAHD encoded by the exons ATGACCCAAGTGAAGAACAATCAAGTGGTTCTAAGGAACTATGTCACTGGTTTTCCCAAAGAATCCGACATGAACATTGTTGAAAGTGTCATAACATTGAAGCTTCCACAAGGTTCCAATGATGTGCTTCTCAAAAATCTCTACCTCTCTTGTGACCCTTACATGCGAGCTCTCATGTCCAATATGGAAGACCTCGAGGGATTTCAGACCTATACACCTGGCTCT CCATTAACAGGATATGGGGTTTCTAAAGTCCTTGAATCTGAACACCAAGATTATAAGAAAGGTGACTTAGTATGGGGAATCACTAAATGGGAAGAATTCAGCTTCATCCCCTCATCTCTAATACATTTCAAAATTGAGCACACTGATGTCCCACTTTCATATTATACTGGTATTCTTG GTATGCCAGGAATGACTGCTTATGCTGGTTTCTTTGAATTAGGCTCTCCCAAGAAAGGAGAGAATGTTTTTGTTTCAGCTGCCTCTGGTGCAGTTGGTCAACTTGTTGGTCAATTTGCTAAATTGGCTGGTTGTTATGTGGTTGGAAGTGCTGGAAGCAAAGAGAAG GTGGatcttttaaagaataaattagGATTTGATGAAGCTTTTAACTACAAAGAAGAGTCAGATCTCAATACAACTTTGAAAAG TTACTTTCCAGAAGGCATTGACATTTACTTTGAGAATGTTGGGGGCAAGACACTAGATGCAGTACTCACAAATATGAGAGTCCATGGTCGCATACCCGTCTGCGGAATGATCTCACAATATAATCTTACTCAACCTGAAGGTGTAACAAATTTGGCAAATCTTATACTTAAGCAAGTTTGTATGGAAGGTTTTATGGTTACTGCATTTTATCACTTATATCCGAAATTCTTGGAGTTTATCCTGCCACATATTAGAGAAGGGAAGGTTGTGTATGTGGAAGACATTGCTGAGGGTCTTGAGAATGGACCTGCTGCCTTGGTTGGCCTCTATAGTGGTCGCAATTTTGGTAAACAAGTGGTTGTTGTTGCTCATGACTGA
- the LOC114406420 gene encoding 2-alkenal reductase (NADP(+)-dependent)-like isoform X1: protein MTQVKNNQVVLRNYVTGFPKESDMNIVESVITLKLPQGSNDVLLKNLYLSCDPYMRALMSNMEDLEGFQTYTPGSPLTGYGVSKVLESEHQDYKKGDLVWGITKWEEFSFIPSSLIHFKIEHTDVPLSYYTGILVSLNTGMPGMTAYAGFFELGSPKKGENVFVSAASGAVGQLVGQFAKLAGCYVVGSAGSKEKVDLLKNKLGFDEAFNYKEESDLNTTLKSYFPEGIDIYFENVGGKTLDAVLTNMRVHGRIPVCGMISQYNLTQPEGVTNLANLILKQVCMEGFMVTAFYHLYPKFLEFILPHIREGKVVYVEDIAEGLENGPAALVGLYSGRNFGKQVVVVAHD, encoded by the exons ATGACCCAAGTGAAGAACAATCAAGTGGTTCTAAGGAACTATGTCACTGGTTTTCCCAAAGAATCCGACATGAACATTGTTGAAAGTGTCATAACATTGAAGCTTCCACAAGGTTCCAATGATGTGCTTCTCAAAAATCTCTACCTCTCTTGTGACCCTTACATGCGAGCTCTCATGTCCAATATGGAAGACCTCGAGGGATTTCAGACCTATACACCTGGCTCT CCATTAACAGGATATGGGGTTTCTAAAGTCCTTGAATCTGAACACCAAGATTATAAGAAAGGTGACTTAGTATGGGGAATCACTAAATGGGAAGAATTCAGCTTCATCCCCTCATCTCTAATACATTTCAAAATTGAGCACACTGATGTCCCACTTTCATATTATACTGGTATTCTTG TTTCTTTGAACACAGGTATGCCAGGAATGACTGCTTATGCTGGTTTCTTTGAATTAGGCTCTCCCAAGAAAGGAGAGAATGTTTTTGTTTCAGCTGCCTCTGGTGCAGTTGGTCAACTTGTTGGTCAATTTGCTAAATTGGCTGGTTGTTATGTGGTTGGAAGTGCTGGAAGCAAAGAGAAG GTGGatcttttaaagaataaattagGATTTGATGAAGCTTTTAACTACAAAGAAGAGTCAGATCTCAATACAACTTTGAAAAG TTACTTTCCAGAAGGCATTGACATTTACTTTGAGAATGTTGGGGGCAAGACACTAGATGCAGTACTCACAAATATGAGAGTCCATGGTCGCATACCCGTCTGCGGAATGATCTCACAATATAATCTTACTCAACCTGAAGGTGTAACAAATTTGGCAAATCTTATACTTAAGCAAGTTTGTATGGAAGGTTTTATGGTTACTGCATTTTATCACTTATATCCGAAATTCTTGGAGTTTATCCTGCCACATATTAGAGAAGGGAAGGTTGTGTATGTGGAAGACATTGCTGAGGGTCTTGAGAATGGACCTGCTGCCTTGGTTGGCCTCTATAGTGGTCGCAATTTTGGTAAACAAGTGGTTGTTGTTGCTCATGACTGA